The following are encoded together in the Streptomyces asoensis genome:
- a CDS encoding YbjQ family protein produces the protein MGIEDYGGGQGPQPDVLVVTTNDVPGYRVEQVIGEVFGLTVRSRHLGSQIGAGLKSMIGGELKGLTKTLVETRNQAMERLVEQARARGANGVLMFRFDVTEAADLGTEVCAYGTAVVLVRD, from the coding sequence ATGGGTATCGAAGACTACGGCGGCGGGCAGGGCCCCCAGCCGGACGTACTGGTCGTCACCACCAACGACGTCCCCGGGTACCGGGTCGAGCAGGTCATCGGGGAGGTCTTCGGGCTGACCGTGCGCTCGCGACATCTGGGCAGCCAGATCGGCGCGGGCCTCAAGTCCATGATCGGCGGAGAGCTGAAGGGGCTGACGAAGACCCTCGTGGAGACCCGCAACCAGGCGATGGAACGGCTCGTCGAGCAGGCACGCGCGCGTGGAGCCAACGGTGTGCTGATGTTCCGCTTCGACGTGACGGAGGCCGCGGACCTGGGCACCGAGGTGTGCGCGTACGGCACCGCGGTGGTCCTGGTCCGCGACTGA
- a CDS encoding DedA family protein, protein MTTIALGPSWLDPNYLLDTFGLWGLLLIVFAESGLLIGFFLPGDSLLFTAGLLITSNQLDFPLWGAVALICVAAILGDQAGYMFGKKVGPSLFNRPDSRLFKQENVTKAHEFFEKYGPKSLVLARFVPIVRTFTPIIAGVSGMRYRSFLLFNVIGGVLWGAGVTLLGSWLGNIDFVKKNIEAILILIVLISVVPIAIEFLRARSKSKKNPPQAPEEPRQRVHQQQPPVMDDATTQLRRIDRHEPQYDPQHPYGGQGHDQRGHQGGHQGDGQDGAYQGRQHGGPYQGGQQGHRDDHYSPQQYPQQQQYPQEWQQQPQQQHQQQPYGAQHNGQYPHDNQGY, encoded by the coding sequence GTGACGACGATCGCCCTCGGACCGAGCTGGCTGGACCCCAACTACCTGCTCGACACCTTCGGTCTCTGGGGCCTGCTGCTCATCGTCTTCGCGGAGTCCGGCCTGCTCATCGGGTTCTTCCTGCCGGGCGACTCCCTGCTGTTCACGGCGGGTCTGCTGATCACCTCGAACCAGCTGGACTTCCCGCTGTGGGGCGCCGTGGCGCTGATCTGCGTGGCCGCGATCCTGGGCGACCAGGCGGGCTACATGTTCGGCAAGAAGGTCGGACCGTCGCTGTTCAACCGGCCCGACTCCCGCCTCTTCAAGCAGGAGAACGTCACCAAGGCGCACGAGTTCTTCGAGAAGTACGGCCCCAAGTCCCTGGTCCTGGCCCGCTTCGTGCCCATCGTGCGCACCTTCACGCCGATCATCGCCGGCGTCAGCGGCATGCGGTACCGCTCCTTCCTGCTCTTCAACGTCATCGGCGGCGTGCTGTGGGGCGCGGGCGTCACCCTGCTGGGGTCCTGGCTGGGCAACATCGACTTCGTCAAGAAGAACATCGAAGCGATCCTCATCCTGATCGTGCTGATCTCCGTGGTCCCGATCGCCATCGAGTTCCTGCGCGCCCGCTCGAAGTCCAAGAAGAACCCGCCGCAGGCCCCCGAGGAGCCGCGGCAGCGGGTCCACCAGCAGCAGCCCCCGGTCATGGACGACGCGACGACCCAGCTCCGCCGGATCGACCGGCACGAGCCGCAGTACGACCCGCAGCACCCGTACGGCGGCCAGGGCCACGACCAGCGCGGCCACCAGGGCGGTCACCAGGGCGACGGCCAGGACGGCGCGTACCAGGGCAGGCAGCACGGCGGCCCGTACCAGGGCGGGCAGCAGGGCCACCGCGACGACCACTACAGCCCGCAGCAGTACCCGCAACAGCAGCAGTACCCCCAGGAGTGGCAGCAGCAGCCGCAACAGCAGCACCAGCAGCAGCCGTACGGCGCCCAGCACAACGGCCAGTACCCCCACGACAACCAGGGCTACTGA
- a CDS encoding threonine/serine ThrE exporter family protein, whose protein sequence is MSEAEYRKPQSDEARSVFDPEITSEFALPAGLAVPRTGGEPETTSEFAVPDGLEVAPPASAEGEGSAFSLPSTYSARQAPVAFTPAEGMPVVSLTKDLPWQDRMRTMLRMPVAERPAPEAGPKAEEGGPAVPRVLDLTLRIGELLLAGGEGAEDVEAAMFAVCRSYGLDRCEPNVTFTLLSISYQPSLVEDPVTASRTVRRRGTDYTRLAAVFRLVDDLSDPESHLSLEEAYRRLAEMRRNRHPYPTWVLTSASGLLAGAASVLVGGDLVVFVAAALGAMLGDRLAWLCAGRGLPEFYQFLVAAMPPAAIGITLTLADVDVKASAVITGGLFALLPGRALVAGVQDGLTGFYITAAARLLEVMYFFVGIVAGVLVMLYVGVQLGAHLNPDAALGVTKRPLWQIGASMLLSLTFAVLLQQERSTVLAVTLNGGVAWSVYGAMRYAGDISPVASTAVAAGVVGLFGQLLARYRFASALPYTTAAIGPLLPGSATYFGLLAIAQNEVDAGLVSITKAAALAMAIAIGVNLGSEVSRLFLRIGSPEKRRAAKRTRGF, encoded by the coding sequence GTGTCGGAGGCGGAGTACCGCAAACCGCAGTCGGACGAGGCGAGGAGTGTCTTCGACCCCGAGATCACGTCCGAGTTCGCCCTGCCGGCGGGGCTGGCCGTTCCCAGAACCGGCGGTGAGCCGGAGACCACGTCGGAGTTCGCCGTCCCGGACGGCCTGGAAGTGGCGCCGCCGGCCTCGGCCGAGGGCGAGGGATCGGCGTTCAGCCTGCCCAGCACGTACAGCGCCCGTCAGGCGCCCGTGGCCTTCACCCCGGCCGAGGGCATGCCGGTGGTGAGTCTGACCAAGGACCTCCCCTGGCAGGACCGGATGCGCACGATGCTGCGGATGCCGGTCGCCGAGCGGCCCGCCCCCGAGGCGGGGCCCAAGGCGGAGGAGGGCGGCCCCGCCGTCCCGCGCGTGCTCGACCTGACGCTGCGCATCGGCGAGCTGCTCCTCGCGGGCGGCGAGGGCGCCGAGGACGTGGAGGCCGCGATGTTCGCGGTCTGCCGTTCCTACGGACTCGACCGCTGCGAACCGAACGTCACCTTCACGCTGCTGTCGATCTCGTACCAGCCGTCCCTGGTGGAGGATCCGGTGACGGCGTCCCGGACGGTGCGCCGCCGGGGCACCGACTACACGCGTCTGGCGGCGGTCTTCCGGCTCGTGGACGATCTGAGCGACCCGGAGAGCCACCTCTCGCTGGAGGAGGCCTACCGGCGGCTCGCGGAGATGCGCCGCAACCGGCACCCCTACCCGACCTGGGTGCTGACCTCGGCGAGCGGGCTGCTCGCCGGCGCGGCCTCGGTGCTGGTCGGCGGTGACCTGGTCGTGTTCGTGGCGGCCGCGCTCGGCGCGATGCTCGGTGACCGGCTGGCGTGGCTCTGCGCGGGGCGCGGGCTGCCGGAGTTCTACCAGTTCCTGGTCGCCGCGATGCCGCCGGCCGCGATCGGCATCACGCTGACGCTGGCGGACGTCGACGTGAAGGCGTCCGCGGTCATCACCGGTGGGCTGTTCGCCCTGCTGCCCGGACGGGCGCTCGTCGCGGGCGTGCAGGACGGTCTGACCGGCTTCTACATCACGGCCGCCGCGCGTCTGCTGGAGGTCATGTACTTCTTCGTGGGCATCGTCGCCGGGGTGCTGGTGATGCTCTACGTCGGTGTGCAGCTCGGCGCCCATCTCAACCCCGACGCGGCCCTCGGCGTCACCAAGCGGCCGCTGTGGCAGATCGGCGCGTCGATGCTGCTGTCGCTGACGTTCGCCGTGCTGTTGCAGCAGGAACGGTCCACCGTGCTCGCCGTGACGCTCAACGGCGGTGTCGCCTGGTCGGTGTACGGGGCGATGCGCTACGCGGGCGATATCTCGCCCGTCGCCTCCACCGCGGTGGCGGCCGGAGTGGTGGGGCTGTTCGGGCAGTTGCTCGCGCGCTACCGGTTCGCTTCCGCGCTGCCCTACACGACCGCCGCGATCGGTCCGCTGCTGCCGGGTTCGGCGACCTACTTCGGACTGCTGGCCATCGCGCAGAACGAGGTCGACGCCGGGCTGGTGTCGATCACCAAGGCCGCGGCACTGGCGATGGCCATCGCCATCGGCGTGAACCTGGGCTCCGAGGTGTCCCGGCTGTTCCTGCGGATCGGTTCCCCGGAGAAGCGGCGGGCCGCCAAGCGGACGCGCGGCTTCTGA
- a CDS encoding inorganic diphosphatase codes for MEFDVTIEIPKGSRNKYEVDHETGRIRLDRRLFTSTAYPTDYGFVENTLGEDGDPLDALVILDEPTFPGCLIRCRAIGMFRMTDEAGGDDKLLCVPSTDPRVEHLRDIHHVSEFDRLEIQHFFEVYKDLEPGKSVEGADWVGRTDAEAEIERSYKRFKDQGGH; via the coding sequence GTGGAGTTCGACGTCACGATCGAGATCCCGAAGGGTTCGCGGAACAAGTACGAGGTGGACCACGAGACCGGTCGGATCCGCCTGGACCGTCGACTCTTCACCTCGACCGCCTACCCGACCGACTACGGCTTCGTCGAGAACACCCTCGGCGAGGACGGCGACCCGCTGGACGCGCTGGTCATCCTGGACGAGCCGACCTTCCCGGGTTGCCTCATCCGGTGCCGCGCGATCGGCATGTTCCGGATGACCGACGAGGCCGGCGGCGACGACAAGCTGCTGTGCGTCCCGTCGACCGACCCGCGCGTGGAGCACCTGCGGGACATCCACCACGTGTCGGAGTTCGACCGTCTGGAGATCCAGCACTTCTTCGAGGTCTACAAGGACCTGGAGCCCGGCAAGTCCGTCGAGGGCGCCGACTGGGTCGGCCGGACCGACGCCGAGGCCGAGATCGAGCGGTCCTACAAGCGCTTCAAGGACCAGGGCGGCCACTGA
- the dacB gene encoding D-alanyl-D-alanine carboxypeptidase/D-alanyl-D-alanine-endopeptidase, producing the protein MFVPELRPWRAARPHLVRVTDAVRPRLARAAGIVRPRLARVAAAAKPQAARFAQVAKPQLERITKAGPNARSWQYTAGAATAGLALAAGVVTAAGPWDSTGQRTAERDRAAALAQAGGTDHGRKGDTSGTSEAPGSAAGAPKPAPSAASVLAGLGGATGTVKSAPAALPTGTGLAGVLGPLLDDPALGARQTAVVVDVATGKRLYAAGADQALTPASTTKIATAVAALSAMGGEHRFTTRAALESDTKELVLVGGGDPTLTARAGTGGWADLRTLAARTAAALKKSGLTRVTLSYDTTLYAGSRIHPIGVNPNLAPVTPLSADEGRTDGSTSGPAARVDDPAADATRTFAGFLKSAGITTSAPGPSKATTRAKTLATVSSPPLSALVERMLTNSDNDIAEALARQTAVATGVRADFAGGGRAVQAQLKKLGLPLTGVRVKDGSGLDRQDRLTANLLTALLVKAGDPGRPELRPVLTGLPVAGFTGTLTSRYTEGAAGVVRAKTGTLTGVNTLAGTVVDRDGRLLAFALLAADTTDPAAAQAALDRAATALAGCGCR; encoded by the coding sequence GTGTTCGTGCCAGAGCTGAGGCCTTGGCGGGCCGCGAGACCCCATCTGGTGCGGGTCACGGACGCCGTACGACCGCGTCTGGCACGGGCCGCAGGGATCGTACGGCCTCGTCTCGCGCGCGTGGCCGCCGCCGCGAAGCCGCAGGCCGCACGGTTCGCACAGGTCGCGAAGCCGCAGCTCGAGCGGATCACGAAGGCCGGTCCGAACGCCAGGTCGTGGCAGTACACCGCGGGTGCGGCGACCGCCGGACTGGCACTGGCCGCCGGTGTGGTGACCGCCGCCGGTCCCTGGGACTCCACCGGTCAGCGTACGGCGGAGCGGGACCGGGCCGCCGCCCTGGCACAGGCGGGTGGCACAGATCACGGCCGTAAGGGCGATACGTCCGGTACGTCCGAGGCGCCCGGCAGCGCGGCCGGGGCGCCGAAGCCCGCGCCGAGCGCCGCGTCCGTCCTCGCGGGCCTCGGCGGCGCCACCGGCACCGTGAAATCCGCCCCGGCGGCCCTGCCGACCGGTACCGGCCTCGCGGGCGTCCTGGGCCCCCTCCTGGACGATCCGGCCCTCGGCGCCCGGCAGACCGCCGTGGTCGTCGACGTGGCCACCGGCAAGCGGCTCTACGCCGCGGGGGCCGACCAGGCGCTGACCCCCGCCTCCACCACGAAGATCGCCACCGCGGTCGCCGCGCTCTCCGCGATGGGCGGCGAGCACCGCTTCACCACGCGCGCCGCGCTGGAGTCCGACACGAAGGAACTCGTCCTCGTCGGCGGCGGCGACCCCACCCTGACGGCCCGTGCGGGCACCGGGGGATGGGCCGACCTGCGCACGCTCGCCGCCCGGACCGCCGCCGCCCTGAAGAAGAGCGGCCTCACCCGGGTGACGCTGTCCTACGACACGACGCTCTACGCCGGGAGCCGGATTCACCCCATCGGGGTCAACCCCAACCTCGCCCCCGTCACCCCGCTGTCCGCCGACGAGGGCCGCACCGACGGTTCCACCAGCGGCCCGGCCGCCCGCGTGGACGATCCGGCGGCCGACGCGACCCGCACGTTCGCCGGGTTCCTGAAGAGCGCCGGCATCACGACCTCGGCGCCAGGCCCCTCCAAGGCCACCACGCGCGCGAAGACCCTCGCCACGGTCTCCTCGCCCCCGCTGTCCGCCCTGGTCGAACGCATGCTCACCAACAGCGACAACGACATCGCCGAGGCCCTCGCCCGCCAGACGGCCGTCGCGACCGGCGTGCGCGCCGACTTCGCGGGCGGCGGCCGGGCCGTCCAGGCGCAGCTGAAGAAGCTCGGACTGCCGCTGACCGGTGTCCGGGTCAAGGACGGCAGCGGCCTCGACCGCCAGGACCGGCTCACCGCGAACCTCCTGACGGCCCTTCTGGTCAAGGCCGGTGACCCCGGCCGCCCCGAACTGCGCCCCGTGCTCACCGGTCTGCCCGTCGCCGGCTTCACCGGTACCCTCACCAGCCGCTACACCGAAGGGGCGGCCGGCGTGGTGCGCGCCAAGACCGGCACCCTGACCGGCGTGAACACCCTCGCCGGTACGGTCGTCGACCGGGACGGCCGCCTCCTGGCGTTCGCGCTCCTGGCCGCCGACACGACGGATCCGGCGGCGGCCCAGGCGGCGTTGGACCGCGCCGCCACGGCGCTGGCGGGGTGCGGCTGCCGCTGA
- a CDS encoding zinc-dependent metalloprotease, whose product MTSIGGAASAGMVDWNLAVATATRLVRPGPEVSRDEARAVVAELRRHAKASEGHVRGFTRMGTEDTHDTPILVVDRPGWVRANVAGFREILKPLLDKMQERRGNTPGGAMLGAVGGKVTGVELGMLLSFLSSRVLGQYETFAPATRELPAGTQGGGRLLLVAPNIVHVERELDVDPHDFRLWVCLHEETHRTQFSAVPWLRDHLEGEIQSFLGETDVDPMTFLERVRDAAQSLAGGRPEGEEDDGGRSLVELVQTPAQREILARLTAVMSLLEGHADFVMDGVGPEVVGSVAEIREKFQQRRAKGASRLDIALRRLLGLDAKLKQYRDGERFVRGVVDQVGMDGFNRVWTSPNTLPTKAEIAKPADWVARVHRKAES is encoded by the coding sequence ATGACGAGCATCGGTGGCGCTGCTTCTGCGGGGATGGTCGACTGGAATCTGGCGGTCGCGACAGCGACCCGGCTCGTGCGGCCGGGACCCGAGGTCAGCCGTGACGAGGCCCGTGCCGTCGTCGCGGAACTGCGCCGGCACGCCAAGGCCTCCGAGGGACACGTCCGGGGCTTCACCCGGATGGGCACCGAGGACACCCACGACACCCCGATCCTGGTGGTCGACCGCCCCGGCTGGGTGCGGGCGAACGTGGCGGGTTTCCGCGAGATCCTCAAGCCGCTCCTCGACAAGATGCAGGAACGGCGCGGCAACACCCCCGGCGGCGCGATGCTCGGGGCCGTCGGCGGCAAGGTGACCGGTGTCGAGCTGGGCATGCTGCTGTCGTTCCTGTCCTCCCGGGTCCTCGGCCAGTACGAGACGTTCGCCCCCGCCACCCGCGAGCTGCCCGCCGGAACCCAGGGCGGCGGCCGGCTGCTTCTCGTCGCGCCGAACATCGTCCACGTGGAACGCGAACTCGACGTGGACCCGCACGACTTCCGGCTGTGGGTGTGCCTCCACGAGGAGACCCACCGCACCCAGTTCTCCGCCGTCCCCTGGCTGCGCGACCACCTCGAGGGCGAGATCCAGTCGTTCCTGGGCGAGACCGACGTCGACCCCATGACGTTCCTGGAGCGGGTGCGCGACGCCGCCCAGTCCCTCGCCGGCGGCAGGCCCGAGGGCGAGGAGGACGACGGCGGCCGTTCCCTGGTCGAACTCGTCCAGACGCCCGCCCAGCGGGAGATCCTCGCGCGCCTCACCGCCGTGATGTCCCTCCTGGAGGGACACGCCGACTTCGTGATGGACGGAGTGGGCCCCGAAGTCGTGGGCTCCGTCGCCGAGATCCGCGAGAAGTTCCAGCAGCGCCGCGCCAAGGGCGCCTCCCGCCTGGACATCGCGCTGCGCAGGCTGCTGGGCCTGGACGCCAAGCTCAAGCAGTACCGGGACGGCGAGCGCTTCGTGCGCGGAGTCGTGGACCAGGTCGGCATGGACGGCTTCAACCGCGTCTGGACCTCCCCGAACACACTTCCGACCAAGGCCGAGATCGCGAAGCCGGCCGACTGGGTCGCGCGGGTGCACCGCAAGGCCGAGTCGTGA
- the tilS gene encoding tRNA lysidine(34) synthetase TilS: MGPHPAVAAIRLAVRRVLHDILNDRPAPEADPHERPAAPLVLVACSGGADSMALASALAFEAPRLGIRAGGVTVDHGLQPGSGLRAEEVVLRLRELGLDPVEATAVTVGREGGPEAAARDARYAALDAAAERHGACAVLLGHTRDDQAETVLLGLARGSGIRSLSGMAAVSGGPGAARRYRRPFLQLDRQTARKACMVQSLPVWDDPHNADPAYTRSRLRHEGLPALEKALGKGVVEALARTAQLSRDDADALDAWAGQAESSVRDAAGLLECAKLYALPPAVRRRILRRAAIEAGAPAGSLFARHIEEVDRLITGWRGQGVINLPGKVVAQRQGGRLVIRQG; the protein is encoded by the coding sequence GTGGGTCCCCATCCTGCGGTCGCGGCGATACGCCTGGCGGTCCGCCGCGTACTTCACGACATCCTCAACGACCGACCCGCCCCCGAGGCGGACCCGCACGAGCGACCGGCAGCGCCGCTCGTGCTCGTGGCGTGCTCCGGCGGCGCCGACTCCATGGCCCTCGCCTCCGCCCTCGCCTTCGAGGCGCCCCGGCTCGGCATCCGGGCCGGCGGTGTCACCGTCGACCACGGCCTCCAGCCCGGCTCCGGCCTGCGCGCCGAAGAAGTCGTCCTCCGCCTGCGCGAACTCGGCCTCGATCCCGTGGAGGCCACCGCGGTGACCGTCGGCCGCGAGGGCGGACCCGAAGCGGCCGCCCGCGACGCCCGCTACGCCGCCCTCGACGCCGCCGCGGAACGGCACGGCGCCTGCGCCGTCCTGCTCGGCCACACCCGCGACGACCAGGCCGAGACCGTCCTGCTCGGCCTCGCCCGCGGATCCGGCATCCGCTCGCTGTCCGGGATGGCGGCCGTCTCCGGGGGCCCCGGCGCCGCCCGCCGCTACCGCCGCCCCTTCCTCCAGCTCGACCGGCAGACCGCCCGCAAGGCGTGCATGGTCCAGTCCCTGCCCGTCTGGGACGACCCGCACAACGCCGACCCGGCCTACACCCGCTCCCGGCTGCGCCACGAGGGCCTGCCGGCGCTGGAGAAGGCCCTCGGCAAGGGCGTCGTCGAAGCACTCGCCCGTACGGCCCAGCTCTCCCGTGACGACGCCGACGCGCTGGACGCCTGGGCGGGCCAGGCCGAGTCCTCCGTACGGGACGCCGCCGGACTGCTGGAGTGCGCCAAGCTCTACGCGCTGCCGCCCGCCGTACGCCGCCGGATCCTGCGCCGTGCCGCCATCGAGGCGGGCGCTCCGGCCGGTTCCCTCTTCGCCCGGCACATCGAGGAGGTCGACCGGCTGATCACGGGCTGGCGCGGCCAGGGGGTCATCAATCTCCCCGGCAAAGTCGTGGCTCAGCGCCAGGGTGGCAGACTGGTGATTCGGCAAGGCTGA
- the hpt gene encoding hypoxanthine phosphoribosyltransferase produces MRVDAKDMGTDLKEVLITKEEIDAKLADLAAKIDAEYAGKDLLIVGVLKGAVMVMADLARALSTPVTMDWMAVSSYGAGTQSSGVVRILKDLDTDIKGRHVLIVEDIIDSGLTLSWLLSNLGSREPASLKVCTLLRKPEAAKVAIDVEWVGFDIPNEFVVGYGLDYAEKYRNLPFVGTLAPHVYGG; encoded by the coding sequence ATGCGGGTGGACGCGAAAGACATGGGCACCGACCTCAAAGAGGTGCTCATCACCAAGGAAGAGATCGACGCGAAGCTGGCCGACCTGGCAGCGAAGATCGACGCGGAGTACGCGGGCAAGGACCTGCTCATCGTCGGCGTCCTCAAGGGCGCGGTGATGGTCATGGCCGACCTCGCCCGGGCGCTGTCCACCCCTGTCACGATGGACTGGATGGCCGTGTCGTCCTACGGCGCGGGCACCCAGTCCTCCGGTGTGGTGCGGATCCTCAAGGACCTCGACACCGACATCAAGGGCAGGCACGTCCTGATCGTCGAGGACATCATCGACTCCGGCCTGACGCTGTCCTGGCTGCTGTCGAACCTCGGCTCGCGCGAGCCCGCCTCCCTCAAGGTGTGCACGCTGCTGCGCAAGCCCGAGGCCGCCAAGGTGGCCATCGACGTCGAGTGGGTGGGCTTCGACATCCCCAACGAGTTCGTCGTCGGCTACGGCCTCGACTACGCCGAGAAGTACCGCAACCTCCCGTTCGTCGGTACGCTCGCGCCCCACGTCTACGGCGGCTGA
- the ftsH gene encoding ATP-dependent zinc metalloprotease FtsH: MDVKRYFRGPVMWIVLAVLAVVVLMQVVGSSGGYKTVDTGQVIAAINDNKVESAKLTTGDEQTIKVTLKDGEKVKDSSKIQASYIGDQGVTIANTLQTKYQDKQIPDGYTVSPTKQNAFVGILLSLLPFVLIVVVFLFLMNQMQGGGSRVMNFGKSKAKLITKDTPKTTFADVAGSDEAVEELHEIKEFLQEPAKFQAVGAKIPKGVLLYGPPGTGKTLLARAVAGEAGVPFYSISGSDFVEMFVGVGASRVRDLFEQAKANAPAIVFVDEIDAVGRHRGAGLGGGHDEREQTLNQLLVEMDGFDVKGGVILIAATNRPDILDPALLRPGRFDRQIAVDRPDMQGRLEILKVHQKGKPVAPDVDLSAVARRTPGFTGADLSNVLNEAALLTARSEKKLIDNHSLDEAIDRVVAGPQKRTRIMSDKEKKITAYHEGGHALVAAASPNSDPVHKITILSRGRALGYTMVLPDEDKYSTTRNEMLDQLAYMLGGRAAEELVFHDPTTGAANDIEKATATARAMVTQYGMTERLGAIKFGGDNTEPFLGREMSHPRDYSEEVAALVDEEVKKLIETAHNEAWEILVENRDVLDQLVLQLLEKETLNKEQIAEVFAPIVKRPPRPAWTGSSRRTPSTRPPVLSPRELALTNGANGATPAISTAKTTAVESTPVTEPAPEDRPES, from the coding sequence ATGGACGTGAAGCGATACTTCCGTGGGCCGGTCATGTGGATCGTGCTGGCCGTCCTTGCCGTGGTCGTGTTGATGCAGGTCGTCGGCTCGTCCGGCGGCTACAAGACGGTGGACACCGGCCAGGTCATTGCAGCGATCAACGACAACAAGGTCGAGTCGGCCAAGCTCACCACCGGTGACGAGCAGACCATCAAGGTCACGCTCAAGGACGGCGAGAAGGTCAAGGACAGCTCGAAGATCCAGGCGAGCTACATCGGCGACCAGGGCGTGACCATTGCGAACACGCTGCAGACCAAGTACCAGGACAAGCAGATCCCGGACGGGTACACAGTCTCGCCGACGAAGCAGAACGCCTTCGTCGGGATCCTGCTGTCCCTGCTCCCCTTCGTCCTCATCGTGGTCGTCTTCCTGTTCCTGATGAACCAGATGCAGGGCGGCGGCTCCCGGGTCATGAACTTCGGGAAGTCCAAGGCCAAGCTCATCACCAAGGACACCCCGAAGACGACGTTCGCCGACGTGGCGGGCTCCGACGAGGCCGTCGAGGAACTGCACGAGATCAAGGAGTTCCTCCAGGAGCCGGCGAAGTTCCAGGCCGTCGGCGCCAAGATCCCCAAGGGCGTACTCCTGTACGGCCCGCCCGGTACCGGCAAGACGCTCCTCGCGCGCGCCGTGGCCGGCGAGGCGGGCGTCCCCTTCTACTCGATCTCCGGTTCCGACTTCGTCGAGATGTTCGTCGGTGTCGGTGCCTCCCGGGTCCGTGACCTCTTCGAGCAGGCCAAGGCGAACGCCCCGGCGATCGTCTTCGTCGACGAGATCGACGCGGTCGGCCGCCACCGCGGCGCCGGCCTCGGCGGTGGTCACGACGAGCGCGAGCAGACGCTGAACCAGCTGCTCGTCGAGATGGACGGCTTCGACGTGAAGGGCGGCGTGATCCTCATCGCCGCCACGAACCGCCCCGACATCCTCGACCCCGCGCTGCTGCGCCCCGGCCGTTTCGACCGTCAGATCGCGGTCGACCGCCCGGACATGCAGGGCCGTCTGGAGATCCTCAAGGTCCACCAGAAGGGCAAGCCGGTCGCCCCGGACGTCGACCTGTCGGCCGTCGCCCGTCGCACCCCCGGCTTCACCGGCGCGGACCTGTCGAACGTGCTGAACGAAGCGGCGCTCCTCACGGCGCGCAGCGAGAAGAAGCTCATCGACAACCACTCGCTGGACGAGGCCATCGACCGCGTCGTGGCGGGCCCGCAGAAGCGGACCAGGATCATGTCGGACAAGGAAAAGAAGATCACCGCGTACCACGAGGGCGGCCACGCCCTGGTCGCGGCGGCCTCGCCGAACTCCGACCCGGTCCACAAGATCACGATCCTGTCGCGCGGACGGGCCCTCGGCTACACGATGGTCCTGCCGGACGAGGACAAGTACTCGACCACGCGCAACGAGATGCTCGACCAGCTGGCGTACATGCTGGGTGGCCGCGCCGCCGAGGAACTGGTCTTCCACGACCCGACCACCGGTGCCGCGAACGACATCGAGAAGGCCACCGCGACGGCCCGCGCGATGGTCACGCAGTACGGCATGACCGAGCGTCTCGGTGCGATCAAGTTCGGTGGCGACAACACCGAGCCGTTCCTGGGCCGGGAGATGTCGCACCCGCGTGACTACTCGGAAGAGGTCGCCGCGCTGGTCGACGAAGAGGTCAAGAAGCTGATCGAGACCGCGCACAACGAGGCCTGGGAGATCCTGGTAGAGAACCGCGACGTCCTCGACCAGCTGGTGCTCCAGCTGCTGGAGAAGGAGACGCTGAACAAGGAGCAGATCGCCGAGGTCTTCGCTCCGATCGTCAAGCGTCCGCCCCGGCCCGCCTGGACCGGCTCCTCGCGGCGTACGCCGTCCACCCGTCCGCCGGTGCTCTCCCCCCGGGAGCTCGCACTGACGAACGGCGCGAACGGCGCCACGCCGGCCATCTCCACGGCGAAGACCACCGCGGTGGAGTCCACCCCGGTGACCGAGCCGGCCCCGGAGGACCGCCCCGAGAGCTGA
- the folE gene encoding GTP cyclohydrolase I FolE, protein MTDPVTLDSDGSIGEFDEKRAENAVRELLIAVGEDPDREGLRETPARVARAYREIFAGLWQQPEDVLTTTFDLGHDEMVLVKDIEVFSTCEHHLVPFRGVAHVGYIPSTSGKITGLSKLARLVDVYARRPQVQERLTTQIADSLMEILEPRGVIVVVECEHMCMSMRGIRKPGAKTITSAVRGQLRDAATRNEAMSLIMAR, encoded by the coding sequence ATGACCGACCCCGTGACGCTGGACAGCGACGGCTCCATCGGCGAGTTCGACGAGAAGCGCGCCGAGAACGCCGTACGCGAGCTGCTGATCGCTGTCGGGGAGGACCCGGACCGCGAAGGACTGCGGGAGACACCGGCCAGGGTCGCGCGGGCCTACCGGGAGATATTCGCGGGTCTGTGGCAGCAGCCGGAGGACGTGCTGACCACGACGTTCGACCTGGGGCACGACGAGATGGTCCTGGTGAAGGACATCGAGGTGTTCAGCACCTGCGAGCACCATCTGGTGCCGTTCCGGGGGGTCGCCCACGTCGGCTACATCCCGTCCACCTCCGGGAAGATCACCGGCCTGTCCAAGCTGGCCCGTCTCGTGGACGTGTACGCCCGCCGCCCGCAGGTGCAGGAACGTCTCACCACGCAGATCGCCGACTCCCTGATGGAGATCCTGGAGCCGCGCGGAGTGATCGTCGTCGTGGAGTGCGAGCACATGTGCATGTCCATGCGGGGCATCCGCAAGCCCGGTGCCAAGACCATCACCTCGGCGGTGCGCGGTCAGCTGCGCGACGCGGCGACCCGCAACGAGGCGATGAGCCTGATCATGGCGCGCTGA